A DNA window from Sporosarcina sp. ANT_H38 contains the following coding sequences:
- the ald gene encoding alanine dehydrogenase — MIIGVPKEVKNNENRVAMTPAGVFNLKSAGHEVIIEKGAGLGSSFTDEDYTKAGAKIVATAEEAWSANMVMKVKEPVAAEYGYFSEGLILFTYLHLAPEVELTKALLDNKVVGIAYETVQLPNNSLPLLAPMSEVAGRMATQIGAQYLQQTNGGKGILLSGVPGVSRGHVTVIGGGQAGTNAARIAVGMGAKVTVLDLSVDRLRQLDEIFGNDIQTLVSNPFNIAESVKDADLVVGAVLIPGARAPKLVSEEMVKSMKPGSVLVDIAIDQGGIFATSDRVTTHDEPTYVKHGVVHYAVANMPGAVPQTSTTALTNVTVPYALQIANKGYKQACLDNVSLQNGINTLDGHVTYKAVADAQGVEYVSAEMLLNQ; from the coding sequence ATGATTATTGGTGTCCCAAAAGAAGTGAAAAACAACGAAAATCGTGTCGCAATGACACCCGCAGGCGTTTTTAACTTAAAGTCAGCAGGTCATGAGGTTATCATTGAAAAAGGTGCGGGTCTAGGTTCAAGTTTTACGGACGAGGATTACACTAAAGCTGGCGCTAAAATCGTTGCAACAGCAGAAGAAGCATGGAGTGCAAATATGGTAATGAAAGTAAAAGAACCAGTTGCTGCCGAATACGGTTATTTCAGTGAAGGGCTTATCTTGTTCACTTACTTGCACTTGGCACCTGAAGTGGAATTAACAAAAGCACTTCTTGACAATAAAGTTGTAGGGATTGCTTACGAAACAGTACAGCTTCCAAACAACTCGTTGCCTCTTCTTGCTCCTATGAGTGAAGTTGCAGGTCGTATGGCTACACAAATTGGTGCACAATATTTACAACAAACAAATGGTGGTAAAGGTATTCTGTTGAGTGGTGTACCGGGCGTTTCACGCGGTCACGTAACCGTTATCGGTGGTGGGCAAGCTGGAACAAATGCTGCTCGTATTGCAGTTGGAATGGGTGCAAAAGTAACTGTTCTTGACTTGTCAGTCGATCGTCTGCGTCAATTGGACGAAATCTTCGGCAATGATATCCAGACACTCGTTTCAAATCCATTCAATATTGCTGAGTCTGTCAAAGATGCGGATCTTGTTGTCGGGGCTGTTTTGATACCGGGAGCGAGAGCACCGAAACTTGTTTCAGAAGAGATGGTTAAATCTATGAAGCCTGGATCTGTTCTTGTAGACATAGCAATCGATCAAGGCGGTATCTTTGCGACATCCGATCGTGTAACTACTCATGATGAGCCAACTTATGTGAAACATGGCGTTGTTCACTACGCAGTAGCGAATATGCCAGGTGCAGTTCCACAAACTTCAACGACAGCATTAACGAACGTTACAGTTCCTTATGCACTTCAAATAGCGAACAAAGGCTACAAACAAGCTTGCCTGGATAATGTTTCTCTTCAAAATGGCATTAACACATTGGATGGGCATGTTACTTATAAAGCTGTAGCAGATGCTCAAGGTGTTGAATATGTATCCGCTGAAATGCTATTAAATCAATAA
- a CDS encoding Xaa-Pro peptidase family protein: MSKVKEIQQFLQKENFDAAFITTPDNVFYVSGFHSDPHERLLGVMVFKDAEPFVICPLMEVPDVKAAGWTFEAVGHEDTDDAWDIVMETVRKRGDLPATIAIEKSHLTVERLERMDELFADAKFVRLDEQLNGMRNIKSEDELKNLRIAAELADYAIEVGCKEIAEGKTELEILMAIEFEMKKKGVQKMSFDTMVLSGPKTASPHGTPGDRKIQKGDFILFDLGVVYNGYCSDITRTVAFGEPTEAMREVYETVRKAEQAAVDLVRPGVKAMDIDKAARDVISEAGYGEYFTHRVGHGLGISVHEFPSMTGTNEFALKEGMVFTIEPGIYNSAITGVRIEDDVVVTADGVEVLTKFPKELQIIQP; the protein is encoded by the coding sequence ATGAGTAAAGTTAAAGAAATACAACAGTTTTTACAGAAAGAAAACTTTGACGCAGCATTTATAACTACACCAGATAACGTATTTTACGTATCGGGATTCCACAGCGACCCGCATGAACGTCTTCTAGGCGTTATGGTATTTAAAGATGCAGAACCATTTGTTATTTGTCCTTTGATGGAAGTTCCCGATGTAAAAGCAGCTGGCTGGACTTTTGAAGCGGTTGGACACGAAGATACAGACGATGCTTGGGATATTGTCATGGAAACGGTCCGTAAGCGAGGAGATCTCCCTGCCACAATCGCAATTGAGAAGTCTCATTTAACAGTTGAACGTTTAGAGCGGATGGATGAATTGTTTGCAGATGCTAAATTCGTCCGTCTTGATGAACAATTAAATGGCATGCGGAATATTAAAAGCGAAGATGAACTTAAAAACTTACGTATCGCTGCCGAACTAGCTGATTATGCAATTGAAGTTGGTTGCAAAGAAATCGCTGAAGGAAAAACTGAGCTTGAGATTCTTATGGCAATTGAGTTTGAAATGAAGAAAAAAGGTGTTCAGAAAATGTCGTTCGATACGATGGTTCTATCTGGCCCAAAAACTGCATCTCCACACGGTACACCTGGAGACCGCAAAATCCAAAAAGGCGATTTCATCCTATTTGATCTAGGCGTCGTCTATAACGGCTACTGTTCCGATATTACACGGACAGTTGCGTTCGGTGAACCTACGGAAGCAATGCGCGAAGTTTATGAAACGGTCAGAAAAGCAGAGCAGGCTGCTGTCGATTTGGTGCGTCCCGGCGTTAAGGCTATGGACATTGATAAAGCTGCTCGTGATGTGATTTCCGAAGCAGGATACGGCGAGTATTTCACACACCGTGTTGGTCACGGACTCGGGATTTCGGTTCATGAATTCCCATCTATGACGGGTACAAACGAATTTGCTCTCAAAGAAGGTATGGTCTTCACAATCGAGCCAGGTATTTATAATTCTGCAATCACGGGCGTACGAATTGAAGATGATGTTGTCGTAACAGCTGATGGCGTCGAAGTATTAACGAAGTTCCCTAAAGAATTGCAGATTATTCAGCCCTAA
- a CDS encoding YtpI family protein codes for MLTINFIFVFFIIASAVFYFYFKTRQFRTRSLFPIRKKMYASMSGASLGGLLLFFGLNQLMLFDGITTYIIAALFILFGAYVGIFNFKAYKHYRSFVDEETKLNDN; via the coding sequence ATGTTAACGATAAATTTCATTTTCGTATTTTTCATCATTGCTTCTGCGGTCTTCTATTTTTACTTTAAGACTCGGCAGTTCCGCACAAGGTCACTATTTCCAATACGCAAAAAAATGTATGCTAGTATGTCTGGCGCCTCTCTTGGAGGCTTGTTGTTGTTTTTCGGACTCAATCAGCTGATGCTTTTTGACGGTATCACAACATATATTATTGCTGCCTTATTTATCCTATTCGGAGCTTATGTAGGCATTTTCAATTTCAAGGCCTATAAACATTACAGAAGCTTCGTAGATGAAGAAACAAAACTGAACGACAACTGA
- the dnaE gene encoding DNA polymerase III subunit alpha, producing the protein MTLVYPQVVTGADLLRGINKLDYLAPLLKRRGAKAVAIVNSKLYGVQSFYKVMKKHEIRPVIGLSIFLEIGEGVAVLLYVYAKDDEGYRNLLKMSSAVSVRDSETLPLQWLKAYSKGCIIVYPLTDVSWGPSLSDIEEVFQRVIKDCDKSSIIIGVARAGGVRHPDEELIEKIADITNTPIAAVYESRYSDKEDAFAYEVAEAIRTGFKLNDPARPENRQKAAYIPEEIELTEWFSDRPEWLTNTSDILLSCDAALPPSQSLMPVFPVSVGETATRLLEQNSMKGLKKRLGKVDEAYEERLLYEISVISEMGFADYFLIVEDFMRYAKENAILTGPGRGSSAGSLVAYALGITDVDPIKYGLIFERFLNPGRVTMPDIDIDFADNRRAEVIDYVAQKYGKTNVAQIITFGTLSARSVARNVARVFDFSNEEMAYLSKEIPNRHRITLEAAVAESRALQDWIAIDPLRSDWLKAAMSLEGLPRNASTHAAGVILSPVPLVEVVPLQSGADGIYLTQWPMGEVEEQGLLKMDFLGLRNLTLLDRIRSMIAYDKGIRLDFENIPLNDEKTFELFRAGDMMGIFQFESDGMRDALRLIRPTKFEDIFAINALYRPGPMDNIPLYSRRKNENEKITYIHPLLESVLKETYGVIVYQEQIMEIAVRVAGFTMGEADLLRRAVSKKNRVNLEKERIRFTQKAIENDFPENAAVAIYDLIVKFADYGFPKSHAVAYSLISYQLAYLKANEPAYFYAALLSSMTGNNDKAMELMRESEVVGVKILPPSIKRSKYTYTVEKGAIRIGLGAIKGVTPTFYDALKRARKSGGNWKTLFDMAASVGGDVFTEKAIGPLVKAGALDEFGESRAILLASIDAAISHALFIRPDDGDDLLSEVLRSVASPKYSPGGTMPRMTLLEFEREVLGFYLSEHPAAEAKKAAGGGFHTISSIDTIPDRAYVKMVGLVIEIKRIRTKKGESMAFVTIQDETGQISCTLFPKQYTISESQLTEMTIIHVEGTVERRRGKPQILVQQTKNS; encoded by the coding sequence TTGACACTTGTCTATCCGCAAGTAGTAACTGGCGCAGATCTTCTGCGTGGCATCAATAAACTTGATTATCTAGCCCCGCTTCTGAAAAGGAGAGGGGCTAAAGCCGTCGCGATTGTTAACTCGAAATTGTACGGCGTTCAGTCATTTTATAAAGTGATGAAAAAACATGAAATCCGCCCGGTTATCGGGCTATCTATCTTTTTGGAAATTGGAGAAGGGGTAGCTGTCCTACTTTATGTCTATGCAAAAGATGATGAAGGCTATCGAAATCTACTGAAAATGAGCAGTGCCGTATCTGTAAGAGATTCTGAAACGCTGCCGCTGCAATGGTTGAAAGCATATAGTAAAGGCTGTATTATCGTTTATCCGTTGACGGATGTATCTTGGGGACCCTCCTTATCAGACATTGAGGAAGTTTTCCAGCGAGTCATAAAGGACTGCGACAAGTCATCGATTATCATTGGTGTTGCCAGGGCAGGAGGTGTCAGACATCCTGATGAAGAATTAATTGAAAAAATTGCAGATATAACTAATACGCCTATAGCTGCGGTCTATGAAAGCAGGTACTCCGACAAGGAAGATGCATTCGCTTATGAAGTTGCAGAAGCGATTCGCACAGGATTCAAGCTAAATGACCCGGCTAGGCCTGAAAACAGGCAAAAGGCTGCATATATTCCTGAGGAAATTGAACTTACAGAATGGTTCTCTGACAGACCTGAATGGCTCACGAACACGTCGGACATCCTCTTATCATGCGATGCGGCATTGCCCCCAAGTCAATCGCTTATGCCTGTATTTCCGGTTTCGGTAGGAGAAACAGCGACAAGATTACTGGAGCAAAATAGCATGAAGGGTTTAAAAAAACGACTAGGCAAAGTGGATGAGGCATATGAAGAACGTCTCCTTTATGAGATTAGTGTAATTAGTGAGATGGGCTTTGCTGATTACTTCCTGATTGTCGAAGATTTTATGCGTTACGCCAAAGAAAATGCTATCTTGACGGGGCCAGGGCGGGGGTCTTCTGCCGGATCTCTCGTTGCTTATGCGCTTGGCATCACAGATGTAGATCCGATTAAATATGGGCTTATTTTTGAACGATTTCTCAATCCCGGCCGGGTAACAATGCCGGATATTGATATCGACTTTGCGGATAATCGACGTGCAGAAGTAATTGACTATGTCGCACAGAAATACGGCAAGACAAATGTCGCACAAATCATTACGTTTGGTACGCTTTCCGCCAGGTCAGTCGCCCGAAATGTGGCACGTGTATTTGACTTTTCAAATGAAGAAATGGCCTACTTATCCAAGGAAATTCCAAATAGACATAGAATTACGCTTGAAGCGGCAGTTGCAGAATCGAGGGCGTTGCAAGATTGGATCGCAATTGATCCGCTGCGAAGTGACTGGCTTAAAGCAGCAATGAGCCTTGAAGGGTTGCCCCGTAATGCATCGACGCATGCTGCGGGTGTCATTTTATCGCCAGTTCCACTTGTTGAAGTGGTACCACTTCAAAGTGGGGCGGATGGAATTTACCTTACCCAGTGGCCAATGGGAGAAGTTGAGGAACAAGGTTTATTGAAAATGGATTTCCTTGGTCTGCGTAACTTAACTTTACTAGACCGTATCAGGTCGATGATTGCCTATGATAAAGGAATTCGTTTGGATTTTGAAAATATTCCTTTAAACGATGAAAAGACATTCGAACTCTTTAGAGCCGGAGATATGATGGGCATTTTTCAATTTGAATCAGATGGAATGAGAGATGCGCTTCGCTTGATACGGCCAACTAAATTCGAAGATATTTTTGCGATTAACGCACTTTACCGACCGGGCCCGATGGACAATATACCACTTTATAGCAGACGTAAAAATGAAAATGAAAAAATAACGTATATTCATCCGCTACTTGAATCAGTTTTGAAAGAAACATATGGCGTTATCGTTTATCAAGAACAAATTATGGAAATTGCGGTTCGCGTGGCAGGATTCACGATGGGTGAAGCGGATCTGCTAAGGCGTGCCGTCAGTAAAAAGAATCGAGTGAATCTAGAAAAAGAACGAATTCGTTTTACACAAAAAGCCATCGAAAATGATTTTCCTGAAAATGCAGCTGTTGCAATTTATGATCTAATTGTAAAGTTTGCGGATTACGGATTTCCGAAAAGTCATGCTGTTGCATACTCACTCATTTCATACCAGCTTGCTTATTTGAAAGCGAATGAACCCGCATATTTTTACGCTGCACTCCTTTCATCAATGACTGGAAATAATGACAAAGCAATGGAGTTGATGCGCGAATCTGAGGTAGTAGGTGTTAAAATTCTTCCGCCGTCTATTAAGCGCAGTAAATATACGTATACAGTTGAGAAAGGGGCCATTCGGATTGGTCTTGGAGCTATTAAAGGTGTGACGCCTACATTTTACGATGCTTTAAAGCGTGCAAGGAAGTCTGGTGGGAATTGGAAAACATTATTTGATATGGCAGCATCAGTTGGTGGTGATGTGTTCACTGAGAAGGCGATTGGACCGCTTGTAAAAGCAGGGGCACTCGATGAGTTCGGAGAATCACGGGCTATTTTACTCGCCTCGATTGACGCGGCGATATCTCATGCGTTGTTCATCCGCCCTGATGATGGCGATGATTTATTGAGTGAAGTACTTCGTTCGGTAGCAAGCCCAAAATATTCTCCAGGGGGTACGATGCCGCGCATGACGTTGCTCGAATTTGAAAGAGAAGTGCTTGGTTTCTATCTTTCAGAACACCCTGCAGCAGAAGCGAAAAAGGCAGCGGGCGGTGGATTTCATACGATTTCTTCGATTGACACAATTCCGGACCGCGCGTATGTGAAAATGGTAGGTCTAGTTATCGAGATTAAACGAATAAGAACGAAAAAAGGCGAATCAATGGCATTTGTTACGATTCAAGATGAGACGGGACAAATTTCTTGTACTTTATTTCCAAAACAATATACGATTTCAGAAAGTCAGCTTACTGAAATGACGATAATCCATGTCGAAGGAACTGTTGAACGTCGTAGAGGGAAGCCACAAATACTTGTTCAACAAACGAAAAATAGTTAA
- a CDS encoding bifunctional oligoribonuclease/PAP phosphatase NrnA translates to MKRQIIDTIEKYDKIIIHRHVRPDPDAYGSQSGLKELIKANYPSKQVFAVGQHEESLSYLAQQDHVERSFYEGALVIVTDTGNTGRIDSEFYTEGAVLMKIDHHPDADPYGDIKWVNTSASSTSEMIYSLYEEGKQSYGWKMTTDAARLLFAGIVGDTGRFLFPSTTTNTFEAVSELIKFDFNRPELFAGMYEVKRELLHLKGYMYQNFTMDENGAAFVKIDKMTLKKFGVTASDTSQLVGALGDVQGICAWIIFIEEEDQIRVRLRSKGPVINDLAAQYGGGGHPLASGASVHSWEEVDEVITKLKQLCI, encoded by the coding sequence ATGAAAAGACAAATCATCGACACAATTGAAAAGTACGATAAAATCATTATTCATCGTCATGTGAGACCTGATCCTGATGCATACGGATCACAATCAGGACTGAAGGAATTGATAAAAGCAAACTATCCTAGTAAGCAAGTGTTCGCAGTTGGCCAACACGAAGAATCACTTAGCTATCTAGCGCAACAAGATCACGTAGAACGCTCGTTTTATGAAGGAGCTCTAGTGATTGTTACTGATACAGGAAACACGGGGCGAATTGACAGTGAGTTTTATACAGAAGGTGCTGTACTTATGAAAATTGATCATCACCCCGATGCAGATCCTTACGGTGATATCAAATGGGTTAACACCTCAGCAAGCTCGACATCTGAAATGATCTACTCTTTGTACGAAGAAGGTAAACAGTCTTATGGCTGGAAAATGACCACTGATGCGGCTAGGCTACTATTTGCGGGAATTGTCGGAGATACGGGACGTTTTCTGTTCCCGAGTACAACTACCAACACTTTTGAAGCCGTAAGTGAACTAATCAAATTTGATTTTAATCGTCCTGAATTATTTGCGGGGATGTACGAGGTTAAGAGAGAATTACTACATCTAAAAGGATATATGTACCAAAACTTTACAATGGACGAAAATGGAGCAGCATTCGTCAAAATAGATAAAATGACACTTAAAAAATTTGGGGTAACTGCATCTGATACATCGCAGCTCGTTGGGGCGCTAGGTGACGTGCAAGGGATTTGTGCATGGATAATATTCATAGAGGAAGAGGATCAAATTCGTGTCCGACTTCGTTCTAAGGGGCCTGTTATCAATGACTTGGCTGCTCAATATGGGGGCGGTGGACATCCTCTTGCCTCGGGAGCTTCTGTCCATTCATGGGAAGAAGTTGATGAAGTCATCACGAAGTTAAAGCAATTGTGTATATAA
- a CDS encoding DRTGG domain-containing protein, translating into MATKHELILSYIEGLAVGEKISVRQVAKVLSVSEGTAYRAIKEAENQKLVNTIERVGTIRIEKKKKENIERLTFAEVLNIVDGLVIGGRGGLHKTLTKFVIGAMQLDDMMRYIDAGSLLIVGNRLKAHETALLAGAAVLVTGGFDTSDEVKKLADELELPVISTSYDTFTVATMLNRAIYDQLIEKEILLVEDILTPLTETITLSAKDQVTHFHEVNNKTSHTGYPVIEKKGKLVGVITSRDAIGKMDDELIEKVMTRHPITVTGKTSVASAGHSMIWEGIDLLPVVSDAGLLAGIISRQDVLKALQMTQRQPQQGETIDDIIKNQMKTILEQPDTVEFTVIPQMTNQLGSLSYGALTTLLTEAGNRAIKMRKRGESVPENMSLYFIKHVQLGSVVVVVPKILHMSRRFVKVDFDILSESDLVAKAMIMYQLFER; encoded by the coding sequence ATGGCGACAAAACATGAATTGATACTCAGTTATATCGAGGGGTTAGCTGTTGGCGAGAAAATTTCGGTCCGCCAAGTAGCGAAGGTGCTATCTGTCAGCGAAGGGACAGCTTACCGGGCTATTAAAGAAGCGGAAAATCAGAAACTCGTCAATACGATTGAACGTGTAGGGACAATCCGAATTGAGAAGAAAAAGAAAGAAAATATTGAACGGCTCACGTTTGCAGAAGTGCTTAACATTGTCGACGGACTGGTGATTGGCGGCCGTGGGGGATTACATAAGACGTTGACAAAATTTGTTATAGGTGCAATGCAATTGGATGACATGATGCGTTACATTGACGCGGGGAGTCTTTTGATTGTTGGAAACAGATTGAAAGCGCATGAAACAGCACTTCTTGCAGGTGCTGCGGTGTTGGTCACAGGAGGATTTGACACGTCTGATGAAGTGAAAAAGTTAGCTGATGAATTGGAATTACCAGTTATTTCGACGAGTTATGACACATTTACTGTTGCAACGATGTTGAATAGGGCAATCTATGATCAGCTGATTGAAAAAGAAATTTTGTTGGTGGAAGATATTTTGACGCCACTAACAGAAACAATTACACTTTCAGCAAAGGATCAGGTCACTCATTTTCATGAGGTGAATAATAAGACGTCCCATACTGGTTATCCAGTTATCGAGAAAAAGGGGAAACTTGTCGGCGTTATTACTTCACGTGATGCAATTGGCAAAATGGATGATGAATTGATTGAAAAAGTAATGACACGTCACCCGATAACCGTCACGGGAAAAACATCTGTTGCCTCAGCTGGTCATAGTATGATCTGGGAAGGTATTGATTTGTTGCCAGTCGTTTCAGATGCAGGGCTACTTGCTGGGATTATTAGTCGCCAAGATGTTCTAAAGGCGCTTCAAATGACTCAGCGTCAACCTCAGCAGGGTGAAACAATTGATGATATTATTAAAAATCAAATGAAAACCATACTCGAACAACCGGATACAGTTGAATTTACAGTTATCCCCCAGATGACGAACCAGTTAGGTTCTTTATCTTATGGAGCATTGACAACGCTTCTAACTGAAGCGGGAAACAGAGCCATCAAAATGCGGAAACGCGGGGAAAGTGTCCCGGAAAATATGTCGTTGTATTTTATTAAGCATGTCCAACTTGGCAGTGTAGTGGTCGTTGTTCCGAAGATCTTACATATGAGCAGAAGGTTCGTGAAAGTAGATTTCGATATACTAAGCGAATCTGACCTAGTTGCAAAGGCCATGATTATGTATCAACTGTTTGAACGGTAA
- a CDS encoding FadR/GntR family transcriptional regulator, which translates to MQNPKPSSKMFLDIVGKLKSIINEEGIETGGKLPSERELAERLQAGRSTVREALRSLELLGIIETRRGEGTFLVDFRKHQLVEVLAAFILQQPDSVSDVQETRRIHETAAILAICKDRALRALPVWESLLKKIDQDGEILREDLVREMIVASGNRLSLKIWFILKQYSKVPFSEMTKVDENDSVKMLLQNLCDGNVIATLEAYSEWIELVESERGDNDK; encoded by the coding sequence ATGCAAAATCCAAAACCATCGTCGAAAATGTTTCTAGATATTGTCGGTAAACTTAAATCGATAATTAACGAAGAAGGCATTGAAACCGGTGGAAAGCTGCCTTCCGAACGTGAACTGGCAGAGCGTCTACAGGCAGGAAGATCCACGGTTCGTGAAGCGTTACGAAGTTTGGAACTGCTCGGGATTATCGAAACTCGGCGTGGTGAAGGGACTTTCCTTGTCGATTTCAGGAAGCATCAACTTGTTGAAGTTCTTGCAGCTTTCATCTTGCAACAGCCAGATTCTGTTAGTGATGTTCAGGAAACACGTAGAATTCACGAAACGGCGGCAATCCTTGCTATATGTAAGGACAGAGCATTACGAGCATTACCAGTATGGGAGAGCTTGCTAAAAAAAATCGATCAGGATGGGGAAATTTTACGAGAGGACCTTGTCCGTGAGATGATTGTTGCGTCAGGAAATCGATTGTCTCTTAAAATTTGGTTTATATTAAAACAATATAGTAAAGTTCCATTCAGTGAAATGACAAAAGTTGATGAAAATGATAGTGTGAAAATGTTGCTACAAAACTTGTGCGATGGCAACGTGATTGCCACATTGGAAGCTTATTCTGAATGGATTGAATTAGTTGAAAGTGAAAGAGGGGACAATGATAAATGA
- a CDS encoding metal-dependent hydrolase — protein sequence MQISYHGHSIVKMKTGNYTILIDPFITGNKLTDLEVENEKPDVILLTHGHNDHVGDTVAIAKACDALVIAPVELADYLGWQGVRTHGMNIGGACKFEFGTVKYTQAFHSSSYTTEDNEIIYTGMPAGILFMAEGKTIYHAGDTSLFGDMELIGKRHQIEVAFVPIGDNFTMGPQDAAYAVELLNPKLAVPIHFNTFPPIEQDPETFKSLVEGHDVKIMKVGEVLEL from the coding sequence ATGCAAATTTCATACCATGGACATTCGATTGTAAAAATGAAAACAGGTAACTACACAATTCTCATCGACCCGTTCATTACGGGAAATAAGCTTACTGATCTTGAGGTGGAAAATGAAAAACCAGATGTTATTTTATTAACACATGGACATAATGATCACGTCGGCGATACGGTCGCAATTGCGAAAGCATGTGACGCACTTGTCATAGCACCAGTTGAACTTGCTGATTATCTGGGGTGGCAAGGAGTACGAACGCACGGTATGAATATTGGAGGAGCTTGCAAGTTTGAATTCGGAACAGTGAAATATACGCAAGCGTTTCACAGCTCGTCGTACACGACTGAGGATAACGAAATCATCTATACAGGTATGCCAGCGGGTATTTTATTTATGGCGGAAGGTAAGACCATTTATCACGCGGGGGATACGTCGCTTTTCGGTGATATGGAGTTGATTGGAAAGCGCCACCAAATCGAAGTCGCCTTCGTCCCAATTGGTGATAATTTTACGATGGGGCCACAAGACGCGGCGTATGCGGTTGAATTGCTCAATCCAAAACTTGCTGTGCCCATCCATTTCAATACATTCCCGCCGATTGAGCAGGATCCGGAAACGTTCAAATCGCTTGTGGAAGGACATGATGTGAAAATAATGAAAGTCGGGGAAGTATTGGAACTATAA